A DNA window from Amycolatopsis sp. DSM 110486 contains the following coding sequences:
- a CDS encoding AMP-binding protein, translating to MAIRSTYPDVVIPDGSLPGLLLGSLTPEEAAHPAVIDAGSGRRLTYGELATAVERLAAALAERGIGRGDVAVLAAPNCAEYPVVFHGVLRSGAAVSPANPLNTPAELAHQLRDAGARILFTTSAGLGNARAAVKEEGVRVKEIVVLDAADGVTSLDDLLAGTAAAPPEPTADDLAVLPYSSGTTGLPKGVLLTHRNVVANLSQMQPLTELRPGKRSIAVLPLFHIYGMNGIMNISLLNRATVVTMPRFDLKGFLAAVAEHRVDHLFIAPPIALALAKVPFVTDYDLGCVDVVMSAAAPLDAGIAQELAARLNVTVLQGYGLTETSPCTHGIPADRPDVDRGSIGLLMPSVEARVVDPVTGEDAERGELWVRGPNVMRGYLNNAAATAATIDSDGYLHTDDIVTVDGRGVFHVVDRLKELIKYKGFQVPPAELEALLLTHPGIADAAVIGVPDDEAGEVPKAFVVRRSAELDEAAVQAFVAERVAPYKKVRQVGFVDAIPKSAAGKILRKVLRQREVAHS from the coding sequence ATGGCCATTCGCAGCACCTACCCCGACGTCGTCATCCCCGACGGATCCCTGCCCGGCCTGCTGCTGGGCTCGCTCACACCCGAGGAGGCCGCGCACCCGGCGGTCATCGACGCCGGCTCGGGCAGGCGACTGACCTACGGCGAGCTCGCCACGGCCGTCGAGCGCCTGGCTGCCGCGCTGGCCGAACGCGGCATCGGCCGGGGCGACGTCGCCGTGCTCGCCGCGCCGAACTGCGCCGAGTACCCCGTCGTGTTCCACGGCGTGCTGCGCTCGGGCGCCGCGGTGTCACCCGCCAACCCGCTCAACACCCCCGCCGAGCTGGCGCACCAGCTGCGTGACGCGGGCGCGCGGATCCTGTTCACCACCTCCGCCGGGCTCGGCAACGCGCGCGCCGCCGTGAAAGAGGAAGGCGTACGCGTCAAAGAGATCGTGGTGCTCGACGCGGCCGACGGCGTGACGTCGCTCGACGACCTGCTCGCCGGCACCGCCGCCGCGCCGCCGGAACCGACGGCCGACGACCTCGCCGTGCTGCCGTACTCCTCGGGCACCACCGGCTTGCCGAAGGGCGTGCTGCTGACGCACCGGAACGTCGTTGCGAACCTCAGCCAGATGCAACCGCTGACGGAGCTGCGCCCGGGCAAGCGTTCGATCGCCGTGCTGCCGCTGTTCCACATCTACGGCATGAACGGGATCATGAACATCAGCCTGCTCAACCGGGCGACCGTGGTGACCATGCCGAGGTTCGACCTCAAGGGCTTCCTCGCCGCCGTGGCCGAGCACCGCGTGGACCACCTGTTCATCGCGCCGCCGATCGCACTGGCGCTGGCGAAGGTCCCGTTCGTGACCGACTACGACCTCGGCTGCGTCGACGTGGTGATGAGCGCCGCCGCGCCGCTCGACGCCGGCATCGCCCAGGAGCTGGCCGCGCGGCTGAACGTCACGGTGCTGCAGGGCTACGGCCTCACCGAGACCAGCCCGTGCACGCACGGCATCCCGGCCGACCGGCCCGACGTCGACCGCGGGTCGATCGGGCTGCTGATGCCGAGCGTCGAGGCCCGCGTGGTCGACCCCGTGACCGGCGAAGACGCCGAGCGCGGCGAGCTGTGGGTGCGCGGCCCGAACGTGATGCGCGGCTACCTCAACAACGCCGCCGCCACCGCCGCGACCATCGACAGCGACGGCTACCTGCACACCGACGACATCGTGACCGTCGACGGCCGCGGCGTGTTCCACGTGGTCGACCGGCTCAAGGAACTGATCAAGTACAAGGGTTTCCAGGTCCCGCCGGCCGAGCTGGAGGCGCTGCTGCTGACGCACCCGGGCATCGCCGACGCGGCCGTGATCGGCGTGCCCGACGACGAGGCGGGCGAGGTGCCCAAGGCGTTCGTCGTGCGCCGGTCAGCGGAGCTGGACGAGGCCGCGGTGCAGGCGTTCGTGGCCGAGCGGGTGGCGCCGTACAAGAAGGTGCGGCAGGTGGGGTTCGTGGACGCCATCCCGAAGTCCGCCGCGGGCAAGATCCTGCGGAAGGTGCTGCGGCAGCGGGAGGTCGCTCACAGCTGA
- a CDS encoding acyl-CoA dehydrogenase family protein, whose amino-acid sequence MGSFREQVHEFVAALVPPGWRGIGGLEGDAYAEFRTRARAALAERGWVAPAWPVEYGGAGLSPAELVVLVEELSTAGIPFGSDNDAFGIGMLGNTMLRWGKPELRGRFLPRIVSGEYVFAQGFSEPGAGSDLASLALRAEPDGDRWRLNGQKLWSSGAHLANWMFVLARTNREAAPHKGISMLLVPLDQPGVEIRPIRNITGGTDFNEVFFTDATTDRELVVGDVDRGWAVAMTLLGFERGETALHAPIRFRAELDRLVGLVRERGLDTDPDIRRRVAWCHVQVEQLRCHGLRTAALLIDGEEPGPRAAAFKLLWSEYHRLVTELALDVLGLDALTPSGRPSPNWYHTDDPGAPNSTASWTSVYLNSRAGTIYAGSSQIQRGIVGDLLLGLPKEPKPVR is encoded by the coding sequence GTGGGGAGTTTTCGCGAGCAGGTCCACGAGTTCGTCGCCGCTCTCGTACCGCCCGGCTGGCGCGGCATCGGCGGCCTCGAAGGCGACGCCTACGCCGAGTTCCGCACCCGGGCCCGCGCGGCGCTGGCCGAGCGCGGCTGGGTCGCGCCCGCGTGGCCCGTCGAGTACGGCGGCGCCGGCCTCAGCCCGGCCGAACTCGTGGTGCTGGTGGAAGAACTGTCCACAGCCGGGATCCCGTTCGGGTCCGACAACGACGCGTTCGGCATAGGCATGCTCGGCAACACCATGCTCCGCTGGGGCAAACCCGAGCTGCGCGGGAGGTTCCTGCCGCGCATCGTCTCCGGTGAGTACGTGTTCGCCCAGGGCTTCTCCGAGCCGGGCGCCGGGTCCGACCTGGCATCGCTCGCCCTGCGCGCCGAGCCCGACGGCGACCGGTGGCGGCTCAACGGCCAGAAACTCTGGTCCTCGGGCGCGCACCTGGCCAACTGGATGTTCGTGCTCGCCCGCACCAACCGCGAAGCCGCGCCGCACAAGGGGATCAGCATGCTGCTGGTCCCGCTTGACCAGCCCGGCGTGGAAATCCGGCCGATCCGAAACATCACCGGCGGCACCGACTTCAACGAGGTCTTTTTCACCGACGCCACCACCGACCGCGAGCTCGTGGTGGGTGACGTCGACCGCGGCTGGGCCGTCGCGATGACCTTGCTCGGCTTCGAGCGCGGCGAAACCGCGCTGCACGCCCCGATCCGCTTCCGCGCCGAGCTCGACCGGCTGGTCGGCCTGGTCCGCGAGCGTGGCCTGGACACCGATCCGGACATCCGCCGCCGCGTCGCGTGGTGCCACGTGCAGGTGGAACAGCTGCGCTGCCACGGCCTCCGCACGGCCGCGTTACTGATCGACGGCGAGGAGCCCGGGCCGCGCGCAGCGGCCTTCAAGCTGCTGTGGAGCGAGTACCATCGCCTGGTCACGGAGCTCGCGCTCGACGTGCTCGGCCTCGACGCGCTCACGCCGTCGGGGCGGCCGTCGCCGAACTGGTACCACACCGACGATCCCGGCGCGCCGAACTCGACCGCGTCGTGGACCAGCGTCTACCTCAACTCCCGCGCCGGCACGATCTACGCCGGCTCGTCTCAGATCCAGCGCGGCATCGTCGGAGACCTGCTGCTCGGGCTGCCCAAGGAACCCAAGCCCGTGCGCTGA
- a CDS encoding acyl-CoA dehydrogenase family protein, with amino-acid sequence MGYATTDEQRELAESVRRMLADAARTAPLPPAWEAAGAGLDGALWKTFADAGLFGLGVPEERGGSGGGLRELCVVAEEVGAALPRIPFAAAVSAVAVLSSVHNVDNLVDGSAVAVAAWESFPVFPGHRSPLRLSGSTVDGVLRVVPFGLDADVLVAAVEGRFVRIDLAAAGVRRESVGAFDVIEPAAVVELSGVPVVEVPSAEVSARVLTVLAAELVGTGQRALDGAVEYAKQRQQFGRAIGSFQALKHLLADRFVQLDAARLLVEWAASTVDAGVEALPAARTAVVAASDAADAATRDALQAHGGIGFTWEHPAHVHLKHARARRQLLGSAARQLDAVAEHVFA; translated from the coding sequence ATGGGTTACGCGACGACGGACGAACAGCGCGAGCTCGCCGAGTCGGTGCGGCGGATGCTGGCCGACGCCGCGCGCACGGCGCCGCTGCCGCCCGCGTGGGAAGCCGCGGGCGCGGGCCTCGACGGAGCCCTGTGGAAGACCTTCGCCGACGCCGGGCTGTTCGGGTTGGGTGTGCCCGAGGAACGCGGCGGGTCCGGTGGTGGTTTGCGGGAACTGTGTGTGGTGGCCGAAGAAGTCGGGGCCGCGTTGCCGCGGATCCCGTTCGCCGCGGCGGTTTCCGCGGTGGCCGTTCTGAGTTCTGTGCACAATGTGGACAACCTTGTGGATGGTTCGGCCGTGGCGGTCGCGGCGTGGGAGTCGTTCCCTGTGTTTCCTGGGCATCGTTCGCCGTTGCGGCTGAGCGGGTCCACTGTGGACGGCGTGCTGCGCGTGGTGCCGTTCGGGCTCGACGCGGACGTGCTCGTGGCGGCGGTCGAGGGTCGGTTCGTGCGGATCGACCTGGCGGCGGCCGGGGTGCGGCGCGAGTCGGTGGGCGCGTTCGACGTGATCGAGCCGGCCGCGGTGGTGGAGCTTTCCGGGGTGCCGGTTGTCGAGGTGCCTTCGGCTGAGGTGTCGGCTCGGGTACTGACGGTGCTCGCGGCGGAGCTGGTCGGAACGGGGCAGCGGGCGCTCGACGGAGCGGTGGAGTACGCGAAGCAACGGCAGCAGTTCGGGCGGGCGATCGGGTCGTTCCAGGCGCTCAAGCACCTGCTCGCCGACCGGTTCGTGCAGCTCGACGCGGCACGGCTGCTGGTCGAGTGGGCCGCTTCCACCGTGGACGCCGGTGTTGAGGCCCTGCCCGCGGCGCGCACCGCCGTGGTCGCCGCGAGCGACGCCGCCGATGCGGCGACGCGCGATGCGCTGCAGGCCCATGGCGGTATCGGCTTCACCTGGGAACACCCGGCGCACGTCCACCTCAAGCACGCCCGCGCGCGGCGCCAGCTGCTCGGCTCGGCGGCACGCCAGCTCGACGCGGTGGCGGAGCACGTGTTCGCCTGA